In Dioscorea cayenensis subsp. rotundata cultivar TDr96_F1 unplaced genomic scaffold, TDr96_F1_v2_PseudoChromosome.rev07_lg8_w22 25.fasta BLBR01001667.1, whole genome shotgun sequence, the genomic stretch TATCACTCCTTGGACTTTCTGGTGAGCAGCACCAGGAGTATGCTGTTGCTTTATTGGCAATTTTAACTAATCAGGTTGATGATAGCAAGTGGGCTATTACAGCTGCTGGTGGTATCCCTCCGTTGGTGCAGTTGCTAGAAACAGGTTCTCAGAAAGCAAGGGAAGATGCAGCTCATGTTCTGTGGAATCTCTGCTGTCACAGTGATGACATTCGTGCATGCGTTGAGAGTGCTGGAGCTGTTGCAGCCCTCTTGTGGCTTCTTAAGAGTGGCGGGCCAAAAGGGCAAGAAGCTTCAGCTAAGGCACTGAAGAAGTTGATCCGCTATCCTGATTCAGCTACTATCAACCAGTTGCTAGCATTGCTCCTTAATGATACTCGAAGTTCAAAATGCCATGCCATAACTGTTTTGGGTCATGTCCTAATCTTGGCCTCTCATAAAGATTTGGTGTGCAAAGGGGCTCCTGCTAATAAAGGTCTCAGATCTCTTGTTGAAGTTCTTAACTCATCCAATGAAGAGACTCAAGAGTGTGCTGCTTCAGTTCTTGCGGATTTGTTTAACATTCGACAAGATATCTGTGACAGCCTTGCAACAGATGAGATTGTTCATCCATGCATGAAGCTTTTGACTAGCAAAACTCAAGTTGTTGCAACCCAATCTGCACGAGCCTTAGGTGCACTGTCTCGTCCAACCAAGTCTAAGGCTGTGCATAAAATGTCCTACATTGCAGAAGGTGATGTTAAACCCCTAGTTAAGATGGCAAAAACGTCCTCCATTGATGCCGCTGAAACTGCAGTTGCTGCTCTGGCAAATCTTCTCTCTGACCCAAAAATTGCTGGGGAGGCTCTTGAAGATGACATTATCTCAGCTCTCATGAGAGTGCTCGGTGAAGGCACATTGGAAGGCAAGATGAATGCTTCTCGTGCATTCCATCAGTTAATAAACCACTTCCCTCTGGGTGATGTGCTAACTGAAAATTCTCAATGTCGTTTTTTGGTTCTCACACTTGTGGATACCTTAGCTCCCACTGACATGGAAGGAATTAGTTCCTCAGAGTCTCTAGATGTTCTTGCTTTGCTTTCGAGAACAAAACAATGTGTAAATTTCTGTTATCCTCCATTGACCCCTCTTGCTGAATCGCCCGAAACTTTGGAGCCATTGGTTCAATGTCTAGCTGTTGGTCTACCTCCAGTACAAGATAAAGCAATCGGGATACTTTCAAGGTTATGTAGGGATCTGCCTGTTGCACTTGGTGATCGCTTAGGAAGGCCAGAATATATCTTGTCTCTTGCTGACAGGATAATGAAGTCGTCCAGTTTAGAAGTAAGAATTGGTGGAGCTTCACTTCTTATTTGTGCTGTAAAGGAGCATAGACATCAATCGGTGGACGTGCTTGATACATCAGGACGTCTAGAAGCACTTATTTATGCTCTGGTCGAAATGTTAAAATATCATTCCAGATGCAGTTCAGAAATTGAAGGCCGGGTTTCCAGAGGCTATCTAGATAGAAATACTTTCCACCCAGAAGGGGATGATGTGGTGGTTCCTGATACTGCAGCTGTTTTGTGTGGAACAGTTTCCTTATGGTTGCTATCAATAATTTCTTCTTCTCACATGAAAAGTAAACTGACCATCATGGAAGCTGGGGGGGTTGAGGCACTATCACAAAAGCTTGCAGGTTATGCAGCCAATCCTCAGGTATGATGTTCATTATTTATAGTATCAAACCATTTTGAGTTCATCCAGACAATTGTTCTTGTTAAAGATTTACATGAATTCTTCCTTTTATAGGAAAGACATAGCAGTAGTCCACGATTTCACTTGATCAATGAGTTTCTAATTGAATAGGGCCATCTAATTTCTTTTAAAGCACCAGCCTCCATGCCAAACTTGTTAATTACATGCAGAACATATGTTTATAAAATGTGGCAAGTTATTATCTGTACTTTTAGTTATCTGGGCTTTAGCTGATGAGGTGTTGGAGCAAGTATTAGCAGCCATAGATCCTCTGATATGGTTGATAAATGCTCATTAAAGATGTGTGGCAGCAAGTATTAGCAGCCATAGATCCTCTGATATGGTTGATAAATGCTCATTAAAGATGTGTGGcagttttcttgtttttgctgATTAATGGCACTTTCTAGTCAACGTTTTAatgctttttaatatatatgtacagTCTCTGCTAATTGGTTTACAAACTTTGACCTGGTTTCGGTCCTCTTTACTTGTAGGCGGGATTGGAGGATGCAGATAGTATATGGGTCAGTGCCCTTCTTTTAGCTGTCTTGTTCGAGGATGAAACAGTGGTTCTATCTCCAGCCACCATGAAGATTATCCCATCCCTTGCGTTCTTACTTAAGTCTGATGAGATTATAGACAGATACTTTGCTGCTCAAGCAATGGCTGGTCTTGTTTGCTCTGGGGATAAGGGACTAAATCTTTCTATTGCAAATTCAGGTGCTGTTGGTGGGCTAATAACTCTCATTGGTCACATAGAATACAATATGCCGAACCTTGTTGCGTTGTCTGAAGAGTTTAATTTGCTGCACAACCCTGATCAAGTTGTTCTAGAGCATTTATTTGATACTGAAGATGTAAGAACTGGGGCAACTGCCCGCAAGTCTATTCCGTTATTAGTGGACCTTCTGAGACCAATACCAGACAGACCAGGTGCTCCTCCAACTGCTGTTCAACTTCTAATGCGCTTGGCACATGGGAGTGATGCAAACAAATTGGCTATGGCGGAAGCTGGTGCACTGGAAGCTTTAACAAAATATCTCTCCTTGAGTCCTCAAGACCCAACAGAGACTATCATAACTGATCTCTTGGGAATCTTGTACAGCAATTCTGAGCTCCTTAATCATGAAACTTCATTTAGCTCCTTGAGTCAGCTTGTAGCTGTTTTACGGTTGGGCTCAAGAACTGCCAGGCTTAGTGCTGCAAGGACTCTACAAGAGCTATTTGATGCGGAGAACATTAGAGATACTGAAATGGCCAGGCAGGCGATTCAACCTTTAGTTGACATGCTTGACACAGGATATGAGAGGGAGCAACAGGCTGCTCTTGTTGCATTGATCAAATTGACATCTGGAAGTACTTCCAAGGCACTGTGCCTGACTGATGGGGAAGGCACACCACTTGAGACACTCTACAAAATTCTGTCATCTAACTCATCAGTGGAACTCAAGAAAGATGCTGCTCAACTTTGCTATATTCTCTTTGTAAATTCAAATGTGCGAGCTATGCCCACAGCCTCAGATTGTATTCAACCTTTAATATCACTGATGAATTCAAACTCAGCTGTTGCTGTAGAATCTGCTTTGCGTGCTTTTGAGAGATTGGTAGATGATGAGCACCATGCAGATATTGCAGCAACATCTGGAGTTGTGGATCTTCTTGTTGGATTTGTTTCTGGGTCAAACTCTCATCTCTCAGACCTCAGTATCAGTGCCCTTATAAAGCTGGGGAAGGACCGTCCAGACTGCAAGCTTGATATGGTTAATGCTGGAATAATTGACAAGGCACTTGAAATGCTCCCCGTTGCTACAGGTTCTGTTTGTTCTTCCATTGCAGAGCTGATTCGCATATTGACAAATAATACTGGTATTGCAAAAAGTGCTGCTGCTGCAAGAACGGTGGAACCTCTTTTTCTGCTTTTAAAACGTACAGATTTTACCATGTGGGGGCAGCATAGTGCCTTGGAAGCACTTCTAAACATTTTGGAGAAGCCGCAGAGTCTAGCAACCTTGAGATTAACACCCAGTCAAGTTATTGAACCCTTGATATCATTTCTCGAGTCCCCATCCCAAGCCATCCAGCAGCTTGGCACACAATTATTGTCACATCTTCTAGAGCAGGAGCATTTCCAGCAGGATATCACCACAAAGAATGCTGTGGTGCCTCTTGTACAGCTTGCCGGCATTGGAATTCTGAGCTTGCAGCAAACAGCAATAAAAGCACTTGAGAGTATATCTGTGAGCTGGCCAAAAGCTGTTGCTGATGCTGGAGGCATATTTGAGCTTTCTAAGGTTATTATTCAGGATGATCCCCAGCCTAGTCTTGCATTGTGGGAGTCAGCTGCTCTGGTGTTATCTAATGTTTTAAGATATAATGCTGAGTACTATTTTAAGGCCTCAGTTTTGGTGCTTGTAAGATTGTTGCACTCCCAATCGGAGAGTACTATAACGGTAGCTCTCAATGCTCTCATTGTTCGAGAGAGGGCTGATGCTTCAAGCTCTGTATTGATGGCGGAGGCCGGTGCTGTAGATGCACTCTTAGAACTCTTAAGATCTCATCAATGTGAAGAAGTTTCTGTCAGATTGCTTGAAGCCTTGTTTAATAATGTGCGGGTGCGAGAAATGAAAGTCGCCAAATATGCAATAGCCCCTCTGTCTCAATACTTGTTAGATCCTCAAACCAGATCACAAACTGGAAGGTTTCTTGCGACTCTGGCGCTTGGTGACCTTTTCCAAAACGATGGTCTTGCCAGAGCCACTGATGCAGTGTCTGCATGTCGTGCTTTAATAAGTCTTCTTGAAGATCAGCCAACAGAAGAGATGAAAATGGTGGCAATTTGTGCATTGCAAAGCTTGGTTA encodes the following:
- the LOC120256842 gene encoding protein CELLULOSE SYNTHASE INTERACTIVE 3, which encodes MPESPSLGPGRSVSPSLSSLSSRSRESNGAVAGDDPEGTMATVAQFVEQLHTNMSSPSERELITTGLLAVVRAKKEARTLIGSHSQAMPLFISILRNGTLTAKVNVALTLSVLCKEDDLRVKVLLGGCVPPLLSLLKSDSFEARKAAAEAIFEVSSGGLSDDHIGMKIFITEGVVPTLWEQLNPKIKQDKVVEGFVTGALRNLCGDKDGYWRATLEAGGVEIITSLLSSDNTSSQSNAASLLARLILAFGDSIPKVINAGAVEALLRLLGRDNDISVRSSAADALEALSSKSVTAKKAVVDAGGIPILIGAVVAPSKECMQGESGHELQEHAVRALANICGGLSSLIHYLGELCQSPRLSSPVADIIGALAYALMVFEGIEEEFNAIKIEDTLIMLLKPRDKKLVQDRLLEALASLYGNAWVSNKLDYADAKKVLIGLITMASADVQEQLIVSLTSLCCDGLGIWEALGKREGIQLLISLLGLSGEQHQEYAVALLAILTNQVDDSKWAITAAGGIPPLVQLLETGSQKAREDAAHVLWNLCCHSDDIRACVESAGAVAALLWLLKSGGPKGQEASAKALKKLIRYPDSATINQLLALLLNDTRSSKCHAITVLGHVLILASHKDLVCKGAPANKGLRSLVEVLNSSNEETQECAASVLADLFNIRQDICDSLATDEIVHPCMKLLTSKTQVVATQSARALGALSRPTKSKAVHKMSYIAEGDVKPLVKMAKTSSIDAAETAVAALANLLSDPKIAGEALEDDIISALMRVLGEGTLEGKMNASRAFHQLINHFPLGDVLTENSQCRFLVLTLVDTLAPTDMEGISSSESLDVLALLSRTKQCVNFCYPPLTPLAESPETLEPLVQCLAVGLPPVQDKAIGILSRLCRDLPVALGDRLGRPEYILSLADRIMKSSSLEVRIGGASLLICAVKEHRHQSVDVLDTSGRLEALIYALVEMLKYHSRCSSEIEGRVSRGYLDRNTFHPEGDDVVVPDTAAVLCGTVSLWLLSIISSSHMKSKLTIMEAGGVEALSQKLAGYAANPQAGLEDADSIWVSALLLAVLFEDETVVLSPATMKIIPSLAFLLKSDEIIDRYFAAQAMAGLVCSGDKGLNLSIANSGAVGGLITLIGHIEYNMPNLVALSEEFNLLHNPDQVVLEHLFDTEDVRTGATARKSIPLLVDLLRPIPDRPGAPPTAVQLLMRLAHGSDANKLAMAEAGALEALTKYLSLSPQDPTETIITDLLGILYSNSELLNHETSFSSLSQLVAVLRLGSRTARLSAARTLQELFDAENIRDTEMARQAIQPLVDMLDTGYEREQQAALVALIKLTSGSTSKALCLTDGEGTPLETLYKILSSNSSVELKKDAAQLCYILFVNSNVRAMPTASDCIQPLISLMNSNSAVAVESALRAFERLVDDEHHADIAATSGVVDLLVGFVSGSNSHLSDLSISALIKLGKDRPDCKLDMVNAGIIDKALEMLPVATGSVCSSIAELIRILTNNTGIAKSAAAARTVEPLFLLLKRTDFTMWGQHSALEALLNILEKPQSLATLRLTPSQVIEPLISFLESPSQAIQQLGTQLLSHLLEQEHFQQDITTKNAVVPLVQLAGIGILSLQQTAIKALESISVSWPKAVADAGGIFELSKVIIQDDPQPSLALWESAALVLSNVLRYNAEYYFKASVLVLVRLLHSQSESTITVALNALIVRERADASSSVLMAEAGAVDALLELLRSHQCEEVSVRLLEALFNNVRVREMKVAKYAIAPLSQYLLDPQTRSQTGRFLATLALGDLFQNDGLARATDAVSACRALISLLEDQPTEEMKMVAICALQSLVMRSRTNRRAVAEAGGILVVQELLLSPNAEVAAQAALLIKYLFSNHTLQEYVSNELIRSLTAALEKELWSAATINEEVLRTIYVIFCNFKKLRTSEAATLCIPHLVGALKAGSEAAQDSVLDTFCLLKESWPEMNVDIAKAQALIAAEAIPILQLLMKTCPPSFHERADSLLHCLPGCLTVTIKRANNLKQTMGSTNAFCRLTIGNGPPRQTKVVSHSTCPEWKEGFTWAFDVPPKGQKLYILCKSKNTFGKTTLGRVTIQIDKVVTEGVYSGFFSLSQDANKDGSSRTLEIEIVWSNRMSSDGM